Proteins from one Candidatus Cloacimonadota bacterium genomic window:
- the dinB gene encoding DNA polymerase IV encodes MKNIILHIDMDAFFAAIEQRDNPELRGKSVIIGGETSNRGVVSTASYEARKFGVHSAMPIFQARKLCPHGIFMRGNFDKYSEASKKLTEICKEITPYVKKTSIDEAYLDISGAMPLYKSCKEIALTLKRKISTQLQLTCSIGIAPNRMLAKIASEMQKPDGLTIIDEKNIYSILKNLPVEKIPGIGKKTTKILQQLGVYTAEDLSNAPRKILFKHFGKFGENISFLNMGTEVAERTAFLEKNHKKTKSIGNEITLKENSKDEEYLKKLLLKLTNKVCYRVRKISASAKTVTLKVKYDNFSEKSFNQTVTEAICYEVEVYKIILELLEKLDLHLHKIRLIGIRLSNLEFKDETVQMNIFTQDKERIGKIITAIDELREKYGREIINIGNGNDHSNSKAKGKSPHFGVQHP; translated from the coding sequence ATGAAAAACATTATCCTCCACATAGACATGGACGCATTTTTTGCTGCCATCGAGCAGCGGGACAATCCTGAATTACGGGGGAAATCCGTAATTATTGGTGGTGAGACAAGCAATAGAGGAGTAGTGAGTACTGCTTCTTACGAAGCGAGGAAATTCGGAGTTCATTCTGCTATGCCCATTTTTCAAGCTCGAAAACTTTGCCCTCATGGCATTTTTATGCGAGGAAATTTTGATAAATATTCAGAAGCTTCCAAAAAATTAACTGAAATCTGCAAAGAGATTACACCCTATGTGAAAAAAACGAGTATTGACGAAGCTTATCTTGATATAAGCGGGGCTATGCCTTTATACAAATCCTGCAAAGAAATTGCACTTACGTTGAAGAGAAAAATTTCAACACAGCTACAATTAACTTGCTCTATTGGGATCGCACCAAATAGAATGCTGGCAAAAATCGCCAGTGAAATGCAGAAACCGGACGGACTTACGATTATTGATGAAAAAAATATCTATTCAATATTAAAAAATTTACCTGTTGAAAAAATTCCTGGAATCGGCAAAAAGACTACAAAGATATTGCAACAATTAGGTGTTTATACTGCCGAGGATTTGAGCAATGCGCCTCGCAAAATTCTATTTAAACATTTTGGCAAGTTCGGGGAAAATATATCTTTTCTAAATATGGGTACCGAGGTTGCCGAACGAACTGCTTTTTTGGAAAAAAATCACAAAAAGACAAAATCAATTGGGAATGAGATTACTCTAAAAGAAAATAGCAAGGATGAAGAATATCTGAAAAAATTGCTCTTAAAATTAACTAACAAAGTGTGCTATCGCGTTAGAAAAATTTCTGCATCGGCAAAGACGGTAACCTTGAAAGTGAAATATGACAATTTTAGCGAGAAATCTTTTAATCAGACAGTAACAGAAGCCATTTGCTATGAAGTAGAAGTTTATAAAATAATTCTTGAATTACTTGAAAAGTTGGATTTACATCTGCATAAAATAAGGCTGATCGGAATTCGTCTGAGTAATCTGGAATTTAAAGATGAAACTGTGCAAATGAATATTTTTACCCAAGACAAAGAGAGAATAGGAAAAATTATTACGGCAATTGATGAACTACGAGAAAAATACGGAAGAGAGATAATTAATATCGGTAACGGAAATGATCATTCAAATTCAAAAGCAAAAGGAAAATCGCCTCATTTTGGAGTGCAACATCCGTGA